A window of Candidatus Neptunochlamydia vexilliferae genomic DNA:
TCTCTGTTCAGTTTCTGTTGCTTGTTGATGATGGTAATCTATCTGCTCTGTATAATCCTTTCCTAAGTAATAAAGAAGTCTTTTATCAAACCCTTCGTGGTTATAGGTTTGCATTTCAATGATGTAGCGCTCTCCTCCCCTGGTTTTTACCGATAAATCCACAAAGGTTGAGGGTCTACCAACTTCAACCCGCATCTTTCTAGGATCTAAGAATTCTTCAATCTCAATGAGATCATCCCCTTCAAATCCTAATACGGAATTGATAAAACTTTCTAAAAGTTCTTTACTACTTTTATCGCCAAAAAAATCTTTGAAGACGATGTCAACTTTGACATCTAATAGGTCTATCATACTTCTAATACTCCATTACCTACTATTTTAGCATGAAAGAAGCAATCTGTATACACTAATTTTTATCCCCAAGGAGCTAAACGTTGCATAAAAAAATTATGATGTTAAACTTTTTATATCTAGTGCTCCGTCAACCCTAAAACTGAGGGTTGACAGAGCACTAGAAAGCATCCCTTAGCGATACTCTTTAAAAAACAGAAAAGGGTAGCCGATACTCAACGCGCACCGTTTGTGCGTGGCGCGGGAACGCATAGGCATAGATCCGGTAGGCATACTGCACTCCAAGCTCTCCCCAGATTTTGAAGAGATAGGTATAGTTGAGCCCCAGATCGACTGAACGGTGCTCAATGCGGGCGTATCCTTTAAAATTATCGATGTTCAACCGGCTCTGGTTTCCCAAACCAAAGTACCCTTCAGAAAAGAGCTTGAACTTATAATGCTGCGCGATCTTCGTTTCTATAGCAAGCAGGGGACGAAGCCACGGAGAGCCACGGTTGGCAACCCCAGCTCCAAAAAAGCCCCAAAAGCGCCAAACCCAGTTGTAGGTCTGGTCGATCTCTTTGCCAGCAGCTAGGCCTAACTCAAAGTTCCCTTGGGCATGGTAGGGGGAGCTTACATCTCTTAGGGTGCGGGTTGGAACATAGAAGGCTTGCCCTCCTAGGATAAGACTGATGGGGTCACCAGCCACATCATTGAAAACTTGGTAACGGAGCTGTCCTCCAACCCGTCGGACTCCCCAATTCAGCTTGCGGGTACTTAAAAAGTCTGTTTCAAGCTGGACCTCCCAACCAGGCCAAAACTGAACACCTAGGTTGAGGTCAATAAAATGATCATGGGAATTGTAGCTTGAGGGGTTAAAGCCTTGATCAACAGAGGGGTAGTAGCGGTAAGAGTAGGCAGGGCGAAACTGCAGCTCCCCTACCGTTGTCATCCAAGGATCAATGACAAAGGCAAAAAGGGCTACAGGGAAAAAAAGTATCAGATACTTCATCATTGTCCATGGGCGGTTAGCCACCGCTCGGCATCTAAAGCGGCCATACAACCAGAGCCTGCGGCAGAAACGGCCTGACGGTAGACCTTATCTTGTACATCACCTGCGGCAAAGACCCCTTCCACATTGGTGTAGGTACTTCCCGGCTTGACAACGAGGTAGCCATTGTCATCGGTCTCGAGCTGCCCTTTCAGGAAAGCGGTATTGGGGTTGTGGCCAATGGCAAAGAAAACTCCTGCAGCAGGGCGGGTCTCTTCTTCTTTAGTTTCGACATGTTGCAAGGTGACCTTTTCAACCACATCGCCCCCCTCCACTTTGGTTACCACTTGGTTCCAAAGAATCTCGATCTTCGGGTTGTCCATCGCATGCTGCGCCATAATTTTGGAAGCGCGGAGCTCATCTCTTCGGTGAACGATATAGACCTTGCTCCCATACTTGGTCAAAAAGATGGCCTCTTCAACGGCGGTATCTCCCCCACCAATGACATACAGCTCTTTATCGCGGAAAATGGGCATCGCTCCATCGCATACAGCGCAAGCGGTCACCCCTTTTTGCCAAAACTCTCCATCGCCCGTTCCGGGAACATCGAGCCGCTTGGCAGTCGCACCGGTAGCAATGATCAAGGCATCAGCGGTCACGGTTGTTTTTTTTCCCTTAACCGTGAAGGGGCTGCTAGAAAGATCGACCTCTTCGACATCTTCGGTGAGGATCTCGGTTCCAAAGCGCTGTGCTTGCTTCCGCATCGCATCCATCAGCTCGGGGCCGGTGATGCCCTCGGGAAACCCAGGGTAATTCTCCACATCGGTGGTGGTCATGAGTTGCCCTCCAGCAGGGCCACTAAAGAACCCCTCAAACATGAGGGGGGACAGATTCGCACGGGCCGCATAGATCGCCGCAGTAAAGCCAGCCGGACCCGATCCTATTATCACTAATTTTTTACTTTCCATAAGGTATCTATTCTTAAAAATCTCGGTTTAAAACACAAGTTTGCTGTCCAAATAATGCAAATATGAGTAAAATATTGCCATTATCGAAAGGAGAATGGCGTGCGGAACATTCGGCTACAGGAGATGACCAAGTCCCAGGGAGAGGGGCTGATTCTCAATAAGGTGAATTTGGCGATTCCCTCGGGGCAGTTCTTTGCCCTTTTGGGCCCCAGTGGGTGTGGAAAAACAACCCTACTCCGCCTCATTGCGGGGTTTGAAAAGCCCGATTCGGGGATCATCTACCTCGGAAATACCAATATTACCGATCTCCCTGTCAATAAACGGCCGATCAATATCGTCTTTCAAAATTATGCTTTGTTCCCCCACCTGAACGTCTTTAACAATGTGGCCTACAGCCTGGTGATCCAAAAGATCCCCAAAGAGGAAATCGAACAACGGGTCATTAAAATTTTAAAGACATTCCACCTGGAAAATCATATTTTTAAGTTGCCAGCTCAACTATCTGGTGGACAGCAGCAGCGGGTGGCCCTTGCACGGGCAATCATCAATGAGCCCGAGGTCCTCCTCCTCGACGAGCCCCTGGCTGCTCTTGATTTTAAGCTCCGGGAAAAGATGCTTGTCGAGCTGATCGACCTCCAGGATAAGCTGAAAACGACTTTTATCTACGTCACCCACGATCAGTTTGAAGCGCTGACGGTCGCCGACCAGATGGCGATCATGAATCACGATGGGGAGATCGAGCAGATCGGCACCCCCAAAGAGATCTATGAATTCCCTGTCTCGAGTTTTGTGGCGCGGTTTGTTGGAACGACCAATATCTTAAGTGGAACGCTTCATAATATCGAAACAAGCCCTGAGGTAGAAGTGCCTCATATGGGAACGTTTAAGGTCTATATCCCGCAGAAAAAGCTCACTCCACGACAATTTTTGGGAGACGAGGGGCAAGCGAAGCAAAGCCAGATTTCCTTGAATGACAAATCCCATAGCCAAAGTGCTATGGGTGAGAAAGAAAGGAAATCTGGTGAAGCTGCAGCTGCCGATCGGCCTCAAAAATTGTCACGGAGTGAGCAAAACAAAACCTGGATGGGAGAGGGATGTTCGGCAACTTTAAGCATCCGCCCTGAAAAAATCTTTATCTCGAAAAAACCGGTTGAAAATTTCACCAATACTTTAAAAGGGGTGGTCTCTCAAATCGTCTACCATGGCCGCTCTACTCAATACAATGTAATCATTAATAACCAGTTTAAGATTCAGGTGTTCGAACAAAATGAGGAGCATTTTGCCCAAGAGGATATCGACTACGACGATGAGGTCTACCTATACTGGCAAAAGGAAAATGCTCTTTTACTGGAGAGTTAGGGATGTACGCGCTTTTTTCTAAGATCCAGCAAAGAACACGGCAAGAAAGCTCGTTTGCGATTGGCTCTCCCGCTCTTATTTGGCAGATCATTTTCTTCTACCTCCCCCTTTTGCTTATGATGGGTAGTAGCCTCTTTGTCCTTATGGACGGGGGAACGGTTAGGCTCTCCTTTGAAAATTTTGCCCCCCTCTTTTCGACCGCCCACCTCTCGGTCATTTTTAGCTCGATCTCTTTAGCTCTTTGCACCGCTTTGATCTCTCTTTCGATCGCCTATCCGCTAGCCCACTTCATCGCTTTTAAGGGAGGGCGGTACAAGACGTTGATGCTCTTTTTTTTGATCGTCCCCTTTTGGACCAATTTCCTCCTCCACGTGTATGCTTGGTTTTTTGTCCTTGAGCGGGAAGGATTTTTAAATACGGCTTTAAAAAGTGTGGGGGTAATCCAGGAGCCGATCCATTTTCTCAACTCGATCTTTGCGGTGATTTTGATGATGGTCTACTGCTATCTCCCCTTCATGGTTCTCCCGATTTTCTCAAGTTTGGAGCGGTTTGACCGCCGCCTTTTAGAGGCTTCAAATGACCTAGGCGCCTCTTGGAAAGAGACCTTCCAAAAGGTGATGCTCCCCCTCACGTTACCTGCGGTGCGGGCCGGCTTTTTCCTCGTCTTCATTCCCGCCTTTGGGGAGTTCATCATCCCCGAGTTGATGGGAGGAGACAAGCGCTACTTTGTTGGAAATGTGATCTCTCAATATGTCCTCGGCAAGGAAACAGGAGGGATGGGAGCGGCCTTTATGGTTCTGAGCTGCTTTTCTTTAATGGGGACGGTGATGCTCGTCTATTTTTCGTTTAAAAAGGTGAGCAAAGTGCTCCTGAGGGGGCTGAAATGAAGCGGCTATTTGGAATTTTTGTTGTCCTCTCTTCTTATCTTTTTCTATATGTTCCGATCTTGATCTTGATTATCTTCTCCTTTAATACAAAAAGTTTTCCCTCTCCTTGGGAGGAGTTTACCTTTAAGTGGTACCATGAGCTCTTTAATAGCTCTACCTTATGGCGCTCGTTTTCTACTTCGATCATCGTTGCCTGCTTTTCGACAACGTTAAGCCTCTTAATGGGCATTTTTCTCATTTTTTTCCGGGCGCAAGGAGGGCGGGTGCAAAAGGCGCTTCCCCTCTTTTATGGGAACCTCATCATCCCTGAAACGATGCTTGCCATTAGCTTACTGAGCTACTTTACTCTCTTTAAGATCGAGCTAGGCCTTCCCACCTTGATTGTCGCCCATACGATTTTGGGACTCGGTTTTGTCATCCCGATCCTCTACACCCGCTATCTCCAGCTTGATCGCCGCCTGGTGGAGGCCTCTGAGGGGCTTGGAGCCACCCCTTTGCAAACGTTTTTTAAGATCACCCTCCCCCTTCTCCGCCCCACCCTTTTGGCAACGGGCCTTTTGATCTTTATCCTCTCGTTTGATGACTTTATCCTCTCCTATTTTTGCGCCGGCACCTCGGTTCAAACCCTTTCGCTCTACTTGCTTTCGATGCTCCGCTCGGGGATCTCTCCAATTGTCAATGCCCTTTCTGCCATCCTCCTTCTCCTGAGCGGCGGGCTGGCAATCCTCTTTTTCTCCCCTAAAATCAGGAGTCGGATCTTATGAAGAGTGTGATTATCTTTATGTGGATTGCCTTGATTTTTGGAGTCCTAACCTTCTCCAAACGGGAAAGCTCCTCTAAAAAAGAGGAAAAAACAATCGATGTTTTTGCCTGGTCAGAGGCCTTTTTTCCTGAAACGATCGAAGCATTTACAAATGAGACGGGAATCAACGTCCGGATGCACTACTACACCTCGAACGAAGAGCTTTTAACAAAGCTCCGTGCTTGTAAAGGGAAAGGGTATGACCTCATCATCCCTTCCGATTATACGGTAAAAATCTTAATCGATGAGGAAATGTTAAAACCCCTAGATAAGAGTCAGCTTGAGTTTGCTTCTCACCTCAACCCTGTCCTTCTTGGGCGCGATTATGATCCTGATAATACGTACTCTTTGCCTTATGAGTGGGAGATCTTTGGGTTTGGGATCGATGTGGATGCTTTTGATAGCCCCCCCACCTCATGGAAAGAGCTTTTTTCTCCTTCAATGGAAGAGACAAAAATCGCCATGACCAATGATCCAATTGAAGCGGTCAACTTTGCTGCCTACCACCTTTTTGGTGAGGATCCCACCATTTCCGATGAGGGTGTTTATCGCATTAGCCACCTCCTAAAAACACAAAAAAAATGGGTCGAGTCTTACGCAGGTTTAAGGGCAGATTACCTTTTAGCAACGAAAAACTGTCAGATTGCCCTAAGCACCGGCTCTTTTATCTTCCGCTCCCTTGACCACTCTCCCCATGTCAAGTTTGTCCTTCCCGACGATTATACCTTCATCTCGATTGAAAATGTCTGCATTCCCAAATACTCGGAAAAAGAGGCGCTTACCTACCTATTTCTCAATAAGGTCTACGCCCCTAAAGCGATCAGCAAGTATTGCAGCACCTTTTACACCTTCCCCGCCACAACGAATTGCTATCCCCTTATCGAAGCGCCCCCCTACTACATGGAGATCCTCCAAGATCCCGAGTTCCACAAGCGGCGCCTCTACTTCATCCGCCACCTCATCTCTGAGAAAGAGGCGCGCACCCTCTGGATTAATGTTAAATCCTAAATAGGGTTGCTTTTCGACCATGAAAGACCCATTTTATGTTTGCTTTTCGACCATGGAAGTGGTGTTTTATGTTTGGAATACGACCATGAAAAACATAAGCAACTAAGGATTAAGGATGAAAAGATTGGTTGAGTGGCACCTAGAACAATGGAAAATGAGCTTTATGCGTAAACCCTTGTTAATCAGGGGAGCACGTCAGGTAGGGAAAACCCATACAATTCGGAAGTTTGGAGCCTCTTTCAAGAACATCGTCGAGATTAATTTTGAGCTAGCTGAAGACGCAATACCTACTTTTGAAAAGGATTTAGATCCCCACAGGATCCTTCAAGAGCTCAGTTTGCGTGCAGACCAGGATATCATTCCAGGAGAAACACTCCTTTTTCTTGATGAAGTTCAAGCAGCCCCTAAAGCTATTATTGCTCTGCGCTATTTTTATGAAATGATCCCCGAGCTTCATGTCATTGCAGCAGGATCTCTTTTAGACTTTGCGCTTGAGCAGGTTGGCATCCCTGTCGGACGTGTTGCCAGTCTTTATATGTATCCCCTTTCATTTATGGAATTTTTGTCGGCAACAGGAAACCAACGCTACATCGAAGTGATCTTAAACCACGATGAAAAAGAGGAGATGGCTAAAACTATTCACTCAAAACTTTTAGATCTCTTAGGGCACTATTTTGCGATTGGAGGAATGCCTGAGGCTATTGCTAAGTGGGTCAAAACTCAAAATGCTAAAGTGAGCTTTGAGGTTCAATATCACATCATCGATAACTATCAGATGGATTTCAATAAATATGCTAAAAAACATCAAATCAAGTACCTCCAGCAACTATTCACACAGATTCCCTATATGGTAGGCCAACAGTTTCAGTATAAAAATGTGCATGGAGAGTATCGAAAAAGAGAACTTGCCCCCTGCATAGATTTGATGACAATGGCTGGTATTATTCATCCCATCCATCATACTGCTGCCCATGGCTTGCCTCTAGGAGGTCAAGTTAACTTAGAATGGTTTAAGCTTATTTTTCTAGATATTGCTATCTGCCAGGCGATTCTTGGCTTTGATCTTTCTTCGTGGTTTTTAGAGCCTGATGCACAGTTCGTTAATAAAGGAATGGTTGCTGAAGCCTTCGTGGGACAGGAGCTTCTTTGCGACTCACAAAGCTTCAAGAAAAACCATCTATATTTTTGGCGAAGAACTGAAAAAAGTAGCAAAGCCGAAATCGACTATGTCTACACTTTTAAACACCAAGTTCTTCCTATTGAGGTTAAAAGTGGGCCTGGAGGCAAGTTAAAAAGCATGCATCTATTCCTCGATCAACATAAAAAGCTTCCGTATGGTCTACGCTTTTCAACACTCAACTACTCTAAGTCTGAGAAAATTGTCTCAAAGCCTCTCTATGCTGTCGCATCGCTCGCCCATCCAGACGAGCGGAAAGCGCTGGAGTCTTTATTTGAAAAGAGCTAATAAAGAGAAAAACTAAGGATTGAGGTTTGGCGCTCAAACGGACACGGCCCCTTTTTGCCATTTACTTTACCTATTTTCTCGATTACTTCGGGTATGCGATCGTCTTTGGCGTCTTTGGTCCCCTTCTCTTAAGCCCTGAGTTTGGGATGTTTTCCCCAGAAACTTCGGTCCGTTACCGCAACTTCGCCCTTGCAGCTCTTTTTGCCGCTTACCCTCTGATGCAGCTCATTTCAGCTCCTGCCTTTGGCGATATCGCTGACCACTTCGGGCGAAAAAAGACCTTTCTTATTCTCAATATTGGGGCAACGGGGGGCTACCTTCTTTCAGGGTTTGCGATTCTTTGGCACCACTTTCCCCTTCTCCTCCTTAGCCGTTTTATCACGGGAATCTTCTCTGGGAACCGGACGATTTGTATGGCCTCTCTTTCCGATCTCTCCCCTGATGAGGAGAGTCGCTCTAAGGCTTACGGGATTATTGGAACGCTGGGAGGGGTCAGCTGGATTATCTCGATGCTTGTAGGTGGGATCTTTTCACAAAGTGTCACTCCCTCGGTCCCTTTCTGGATCACAACGGGGCTTTCTTTCCTAAACTTATGTGTGATTTTCTTCTTGTTTGAGGAGACTACTGCCATAAGAGCGCGGTTTTACTTCGATCCTCTAAAAGGGCTTCGAAGCATCGCTTATTGTTTTAAGATTCGGGGAATCGGCTCTTTATATGTCTACTATCTCATGATAATGATGGGATGGGGGATCAACCTCCTTTGGCTCAACCCTTATACCCTCTCCCGCTACCCCGTTTCGAACCAGGCCCTTTTTCTAGTCCTGGGATCGACTGGAATCGTTTGGTCACTCGGAAGCTCTTTTTTTAACAAGCTCCTCTTAAAATGGTATAAGCCTGAAAAAATTGCCCGCATTGGGTCGGTAGGGCTATTGGGAACATTTACCCTTTGATGAACCATTTTGCCCCTTTTGCCTCCTCTGCTCTTCTTGCATCAGCATTTGGCGCCCTTGCATGGACAAACTCTCTCAGCCTCATCTCTCTTAAGGCTCCTGAAACGGAAGTTCCCGATGGAGAAAAGGTCGTATTTTCGAATAAACTGTTGATTTTAAGTCTTTTTCGCAGACTTTCTTGTCTGTTTTTTAGTGGCTACATGAGCATCATTCCTAGGTATGATTTTTGGAATGCTAACTCCCGCTGCTCCTAAAAGTGCTCGGTTTTGAGCTCTTGGTTCTGGGACCTTCTCAAATTTTGTTTGATCGTTTAGGGTAACTTCTATTGTTGTAAGTGTTGAGAGGCTCTTAAGCCCCTCTGCGACCGTAGTGTCGATTTCCTTCCAGAGCATGTCCAGATTTTTCATAATCATATAGGCCATCATCACAACAAACACGTGGCCATGTGTACTTTCAGCAGTCCTTACATGAACTGGTCTGAGCTCTAAAGTTGACTTAGAGGTGCGAAATGCAGACTCGACAAATGCTAAGTCTTTATACCTGTCATGGGCTACTTGCTTATCCGCCTCTGATTGCTTTAGGTCAGTTTTTATTATGTAGCACCCATCAAGTCGGCTTTCTTCTTTAAGCTTTTCCTCACTAAGCTTGAGAACAAGGGTTCGCTCTTCGGTTTCCAGAGATAAGTGACCGTCTACTTTTAATTTTTTTATTTTGGCATTTACTGTTTTAACAGCAGTTTCTACTTTTGCTTTTGGGTGCTCTTCAAGGTACTGGTTCCTGTCTAAGATGAGTTTCTTAATCGCAGCTCTTTTTCTTACACGGTTTTGATCGAGCTCTTCAGCACGTCTAGGGTTTTTCCGAAGAATATATCTTACTCCATCGAGCTCTACTTCATACAACTCTTTGCTGAAGAACTCGAGTTGGATATGGTCTTTTTTTATGAGGGTCTCTATCTCTTTTTTGGAAATCGCAGTAATGTATTGAAAGCCATTCTCTTCTAGCGCTTTGATTTGCGTTCTTTTGATCATCCCTCGATCCCCTACAAAGGTGACCTTTTCGCACCCAAATCGCTTTTTGGCTTTTTCTATTTGGGAGTAAAAAGTTGTAAGATCGCTGGTGTTTCCTTTGAAGATTTCTGTGGAAATTGGCTCCCCTTCGTCATCACATAGAAGTCCCACAACAATTTGTTTCTTTCCCTTTTTTTTATCTCTATTGTAGCCCCAGTCTGCTAGCTCGTTTTTATCTCCCTCAAGATATGAGCTTGTAACATCATAGAGAAATAAATTTGAAGATTGCTCTTTTCGAAGCTTAAAAAGCTTTTGCTCGATCCTCTCCTGGTTATCGTTTAGCCATGCAAGGTTTTGATAAAGTGCATCTTCGTTAAACCCTTTTTCTATCCCAATTGCCGATGCCATTGCATGTGTATTTGCTAAGCGAACAGCTGATAGCCGAGACCCTTGATCAATGACTCTAGCGATCACTTGCCAAAGCGCAAGCTTGCCATCTCTTGAACTTCCCAAAGCGTTAACAATCCCCAGCCTTTTGGCAACTTCTAAAACAGTCCAAACAGCCCCTACGGACAGCCCTTCTTGGCACTTTACAGATTCATCAAATGAACCTAGGTTTGCTAAATCGAGCTTATGCTTTAAGGCAAGTTTAATCGCTTCGATCTCATCGGGGGAGCATTTGCTGAGGTTGGCGATTGTTCGTTTTTTAACTTTCTTGCCTTCTCTATAAGATTGTCGAAGCAGGGTAGAGCTATAAATTTTGCCCGATTTAGTTTTGAATTTGCTTGTTTCAATGTACATGTCCACATGTTAGTTTGTTCTGGAATTTATTGTCAAATGAAATCAAAATTTTTACGGAAAAATTTTAGTGGGTACATTTTCCGACAGAAGCTGTTTACTTAATCCTAAGAAAACCAAATCTTTAGATCGTTTTGCTTGTGAAATTGGCACCCAAAAACCGGGAACTTCCGCTGAAAATATGCAGGGGAAGGTGATGGGGATCTCTCAAGGACTCGGATCGCTCTCTCTTCTCTTCGCCCCCATTCTTGCTGGGGTCATCGCTGGGATAAATATTGCTTATGTCTACCCCATGGCTGCCTTTCTTATTCTAGTTTCTTTTGGGGTTCTAACTGCATTTGGGCACAAAAAAACCGCGATTACGGAGTAACGCGGTTCTTATGAGTCGATTTAGTTAGCAGCGACTTTTTTTTCGTTTACAAACTTAATCACATCTCCAACGGTCCGCAGTTTTTCAGCTTCCCCTTCAGAAATTTCAAAACCAAACTTCTCTTCAAAAGTCATGATCAGCTCTGTTTGATCAAGAGAATCAGCGTTTAGATCCTCTACGAAAGATTTTTCAGGAGCGACCTCTGCGCGATCTACGCCAAGTTGCTCAACAATGATATCAATCACTTCCTGTTCTACAGTCATAAAATAAAATTCCTTTGTTTAAACATGTTTAAAAACTTAATTGTTAGGGGTTATGCAATCATCCCTCCGTCAACGGTCAGCACCTGTCCAGTAATATAGTTGGACCGGTCACTTGCTAAAAAGACTGCTGCGTGGGCGATTTCTTTTGGGTTCCCTAGGCGTCCCATGGGAACCTTTTTGAGTATTGCTTCTTTTTGCTCGTCGGTGAGCGCATCGGTCATCGGTGTTTCAAAAAATCCAGGTGCAATGCAGTTCACGTTTACATTGCGGGGACCCAGCTCCTTTGCAAGGGAGCGGGTGAGCCCCACTATTCCGAGTTTAGAAGCAGAATAATTAACCTGACCGGGATTTCCTGTCAAGCCAATCACCGATGTGATGTTAATAATTTTCCCTTGGCGCGCCTTCATCATCGGGCGAACAAGGGCATGACTGAGGTTATAGACCGACTTGAGATTGGTCTCAATGACCTGATCCCAATCGTCTTCACTCATCTTCATGAAGAGTTTGTCACGGGTAATGCCGGCGCAGTTCACAAGGATGTCAACCCCTTCCCACTCTTTTAAAAGGTGCTCTACAGAAGGGTTCACCTCTTCTTTTTTCCCGACGTTAACGGTATCAAACCAAAAACGTTGTTCAGGGGAGGTGCGAAATTCTTCAAGCGTTTCGACAACTTGCTTGGCTCGTTCTAAATTTGTCCCTAGGATCGCCACATCAGCGCCCTCTTCAGCAAAGGTCAAAGCGATCTGCTTTCCTAGTCCTGATGTTCCCCCTGTAATGAGGGCTCTTTTTCCTTTAAGCAATCCCATGTTCTACCTTACTGTTAAGTGTTTCTAAATCTTCTACCTTTTCAAGGGTCAGTGTCTCTCCCTTCACCCCAATCTTTCGGTTCATTCCACTTAGGGTTTTTCCGGGGCCAATTTCGATAAAGAGCTCGATCCCTTTTTCTTCCATCTGGCGCACGCCCTTTTCCCATTGAACGGGAGAGGAAACCTGGCTAATCATGAGCTCTTTAATCTCCCCTTCTGAAACAAAGCCGCCGGGGACATTCATCACCAGTTTGATCTCACTTTCTACCAGGGTGATCTGTTCGATTTTTTCGCGAAGTTTTTCTTGGGCTTCGCTCATCAAGCCGCTATGGAAAGCTCCCGAAACATCAAGAGGAAGGACCCTCTTGGCTCCTTTTTCTTTAAGCATGCCACTTGCTTTTTCAACCCCCTCGATGGTTCCCGAGATGACCACTTGGCCCGGGCAGTTCAGGTTAGCCACCCAAACCCCTTCGATAGAGGTAATCGCATCTCTGACAACATCGGGTTCCATCCCAAGGCAAACCGCCATCGTTCCAGGGTGATTGATCCCCGCTTCATACATATAAAGGCCGCGCGCACGGACAAGTTTTACCCCCTCTTCAAAGCTCAGGCGTTCAGAAG
This region includes:
- the acpP gene encoding acyl carrier protein, whose protein sequence is MTVEQEVIDIIVEQLGVDRAEVAPEKSFVEDLNADSLDQTELIMTFEEKFGFEISEGEAEKLRTVGDVIKFVNEKKVAAN
- the fabD gene encoding ACP S-malonyltransferase, whose amino-acid sequence is MDKKIAFIFPGQGAQYVGMGKDFYETFSSVRETFQEADEILGFSLTKLLFEGPGEELTLTKNSQVAIYVMSVALWRVLKEQMPEITPTAVAGLSLGEYTALTASERLSFEEGVKLVRARGLYMYEAGINHPGTMAVCLGMEPDVVRDAITSIEGVWVANLNCPGQVVISGTIEGVEKASGMLKEKGAKRVLPLDVSGAFHSGLMSEAQEKLREKIEQITLVESEIKLVMNVPGGFVSEGEIKELMISQVSSPVQWEKGVRQMEEKGIELFIEIGPGKTLSGMNRKIGVKGETLTLEKVEDLETLNSKVEHGIA
- the fabG gene encoding 3-oxoacyl-ACP reductase FabG, encoding MGLLKGKRALITGGTSGLGKQIALTFAEEGADVAILGTNLERAKQVVETLEEFRTSPEQRFWFDTVNVGKKEEVNPSVEHLLKEWEGVDILVNCAGITRDKLFMKMSEDDWDQVIETNLKSVYNLSHALVRPMMKARQGKIINITSVIGLTGNPGQVNYSASKLGIVGLTRSLAKELGPRNVNVNCIAPGFFETPMTDALTDEQKEAILKKVPMGRLGNPKEIAHAAVFLASDRSNYITGQVLTVDGGMIA